The Corynebacterium simulans genome contains a region encoding:
- a CDS encoding ABC transporter ATP-binding protein translates to MARPMHTAVKDPADVDQLAQHPIAFRRVAGLFAAHRGTLLVVVALIIATSGLTVVQPFLVRRTVDEAIPNHDTALLLWLVGGMLAITVVSQAIGVIQSFLSARVGHTIMHELRTQVFANLQRQSLQFFTNNRGGEIQSRLTNDIAAMRGMVTTTATSVASNLTMTVATLVAMVALSPTLSLLSLVVLPPAVWLTRRAAVLRRSLMEKNSRAQATLQQTISENLSVSGMRLAATLGAQERVYDGFEKTSRSLIRLELESQLAGRWRMALTQIIFGVMPALIYLAAGLRPGITIGTLIAFSTLQTQIFRPITGLLNVGAQWVASMALFSRIFEYLDLEPELTEATQPAQLADASLTLQHVSYRYPGTDTDALSDVSLSIPAHTTTALVGHTGSGKSTVAALLARLADPTEGTVHLGGVDLRDIPPEQRAEVVGVVSQETYLIHGTVRENLLFAQPNASEEQMWAALNAARVDEVIAALPEGLDTVVGSRGYRFSGGEQQRLSLARTLLRQPRVLILDEATSALDNETERAIQEAVLGANATRLVIAHRLSTIRDADQIIVLDAGRVVERGTHAELLACGGAYAALLRAVDEAQST, encoded by the coding sequence TGCTTGTGGTGGTAGCGCTCATCATCGCGACCTCTGGGCTGACGGTGGTGCAGCCTTTCTTGGTGCGCCGCACCGTGGATGAGGCCATTCCCAACCACGACACCGCACTGCTTCTGTGGTTGGTTGGCGGCATGCTGGCCATCACCGTGGTCTCCCAAGCCATTGGCGTTATCCAGTCCTTTTTATCCGCGCGGGTGGGGCACACCATCATGCACGAGCTGCGCACGCAGGTCTTTGCCAACCTGCAGCGCCAATCGCTGCAGTTCTTCACCAATAACCGCGGCGGCGAAATCCAGTCCCGCCTGACCAATGACATCGCGGCGATGCGCGGCATGGTGACCACAACCGCGACATCCGTGGCCAGCAACCTCACCATGACTGTGGCTACGTTGGTGGCGATGGTGGCGCTTTCGCCTACCCTCTCGCTTTTGTCCCTGGTGGTACTGCCGCCTGCAGTGTGGCTGACCCGCCGCGCCGCCGTTCTGCGCCGCAGCCTCATGGAGAAAAACAGCCGCGCGCAGGCGACGCTGCAGCAGACCATTTCGGAGAACCTGTCCGTGTCCGGCATGCGCCTGGCGGCCACGCTGGGTGCGCAGGAGCGCGTCTATGACGGCTTTGAGAAAACCTCCCGCTCCCTCATCCGTTTGGAGCTGGAATCGCAGTTGGCCGGGCGCTGGCGCATGGCGCTGACGCAAATCATCTTCGGCGTGATGCCGGCCCTGATTTACCTGGCGGCCGGCTTGCGCCCGGGCATTACGATTGGCACGCTCATCGCCTTTTCCACCCTGCAGACCCAGATCTTCCGTCCCATTACCGGCCTGCTCAACGTGGGCGCGCAGTGGGTGGCGTCGATGGCGCTGTTTAGCCGCATCTTCGAGTACCTGGACCTGGAGCCCGAACTCACCGAGGCCACCCAGCCCGCCCAGCTTGCCGACGCCTCCCTCACCCTCCAGCACGTCTCCTACCGCTACCCCGGCACCGACACCGACGCGCTTTCCGACGTCTCCCTTTCCATCCCCGCCCACACCACCACCGCGCTAGTGGGGCATACCGGGTCCGGCAAGTCCACGGTGGCCGCACTGTTGGCGCGCTTAGCCGACCCCACCGAAGGCACCGTGCACCTGGGCGGGGTCGACCTGCGCGATATTCCACCTGAGCAGCGCGCGGAGGTCGTTGGCGTGGTCTCCCAGGAGACCTACCTGATTCACGGCACGGTGCGGGAGAACCTCCTCTTCGCGCAGCCGAATGCGAGTGAGGAACAGATGTGGGCGGCGCTTAACGCCGCGCGCGTGGACGAGGTCATCGCCGCGCTGCCGGAAGGTCTGGACACAGTGGTGGGCTCGCGCGGCTACCGCTTCTCCGGCGGTGAGCAGCAGCGCCTTTCGCTTGCCCGCACGTTGCTGCGCCAACCACGGGTGCTCATCTTGGATGAGGCCACCTCCGCCCTCGACAACGAGACGGAGCGCGCCATCCAGGAGGCAGTGCTTGGCGCGAATGCTACCCGCTTGGTCATCGCCCACCGCCTGTCCACTATCCGCGATGCCGACCAGATCATCGTCCTCGACGCTGGCCGCGTGGTCGAGCGCGGCACCCACGCCGAGCTGCTTGCGTGCGGCGGTGCCTATGCGGCGCTTCTTCGTGCTGTCGACGAGGCTCAGAGTACGTAG
- a CDS encoding SpaH/EbpB family LPXTG-anchored major pilin, whose translation MNKISRTARSVTFAAVVGLSMGISAPGALAQDGTAVEQPAGEQGAVNKANINFSKKGSITLYKKKGAETTNPATGKEMTGVPGEALSGVTYKITKLDYDLQNGDWATFPKSAADVKDENKTTDTKEAKTDDDGKAAFTDLPLGIYLVEETNAPAGIVAGAPFIVSVPMVNKSSDSWNYDVIAYPKNTETKTEKTVQDAGKNIQDEYRYTINADAPTWAEGKKLTAFRFEDQLDKRLDFQAVTEVKAGDTVLTAGDYTVNDPKANGNKLVVTLTEQGLAKVKSGAKMSLTFEVKRKAVGDTTELKNQADVIFNSPNTGKEVKNQTNEVVTYHGKLKVVKKDGKEADKVLEGAVFELYQCTSASELGSKIKIGNAENWTTGADGTFTIDGLHVTDFEDNKEAPATKKFCLKETKAPAGYALPEKDVTEIDFTRDKIAEIGELNGDDKITLVSEIDNIKQDTPNLPMTGGAGVGILAAIGAAIVAAGAWFARRTARN comes from the coding sequence GTGAACAAGATCTCTCGTACCGCTCGTTCGGTTACCTTCGCTGCCGTCGTTGGCCTCTCTATGGGTATCTCCGCTCCGGGGGCCCTGGCGCAAGACGGTACTGCTGTTGAGCAGCCTGCCGGTGAGCAGGGTGCTGTAAACAAGGCAAACATCAATTTCTCCAAGAAGGGCTCGATCACCCTCTACAAGAAGAAGGGCGCCGAGACCACTAATCCGGCCACTGGTAAGGAAATGACGGGCGTCCCGGGTGAGGCTCTGTCTGGCGTGACCTACAAGATCACCAAGCTCGATTACGATCTGCAGAACGGTGATTGGGCAACGTTCCCGAAGTCGGCTGCTGACGTCAAGGACGAAAATAAGACTACGGATACCAAAGAAGCAAAGACCGACGATGACGGCAAGGCAGCTTTCACTGACCTGCCATTGGGCATCTACTTGGTAGAGGAAACTAACGCTCCGGCCGGCATCGTTGCTGGTGCCCCGTTTATCGTGTCGGTGCCGATGGTCAACAAGTCTTCCGATTCGTGGAACTACGACGTCATCGCATACCCGAAGAACACGGAAACCAAGACCGAGAAGACTGTCCAGGATGCTGGCAAGAACATCCAGGACGAGTACCGGTACACCATCAATGCGGATGCCCCGACCTGGGCTGAGGGGAAGAAGCTGACTGCCTTCCGCTTTGAGGATCAGCTGGACAAGCGCCTGGACTTCCAAGCGGTCACTGAGGTTAAGGCTGGTGATACGGTTCTCACTGCGGGTGACTACACGGTCAATGACCCGAAGGCCAACGGCAACAAGCTTGTCGTAACCCTTACCGAGCAGGGCCTTGCCAAGGTCAAGTCCGGTGCCAAGATGTCCCTGACCTTCGAGGTTAAGCGCAAGGCGGTTGGCGACACCACTGAGCTGAAGAACCAGGCTGATGTCATCTTCAATAGCCCGAACACCGGCAAGGAAGTCAAGAACCAGACCAACGAGGTCGTGACCTATCACGGCAAGCTCAAGGTTGTTAAGAAGGACGGCAAGGAAGCCGACAAGGTCCTGGAAGGCGCTGTGTTTGAGCTCTATCAGTGCACCTCGGCCTCCGAGCTGGGTTCCAAGATCAAGATTGGTAACGCAGAGAATTGGACCACCGGCGCTGACGGTACCTTCACCATCGATGGCCTGCACGTCACCGACTTCGAGGACAACAAGGAAGCACCGGCTACCAAGAAGTTCTGCCTGAAGGAGACCAAGGCTCCGGCCGGCTACGCGCTGCCGGAGAAAGACGTTACTGAGATTGACTTCACCCGCGACAAGATCGCGGAGATTGGTGAACTGAACGGTGACGACAAGATTACCCTCGTGTCCGAGATCGACAACATTAAGCAGGACACCCCGAACCTGCCGATGACCGGTGGCGCCGGTGTGGGCATCCTGGCTGCTATTGGCGCAGCGATTGTTGCTGCTGGTGCTTGGTTCGCTCGTCGTACCGCGCGCAACTAA
- a CDS encoding class C sortase — protein sequence MTTVVGQNAGRRHRRRGGLVLPAVVVVVGLLVMLYPVVSTAWNNWNASRVAQEYARLDKETPAQVQDSVWDAAHAYNEEHTSGPILDPWLNRIGVDNPDYEAYLKQLGETEAMARLVFPEVDVDLPVFHGTADKTLQRGLGHLYGSDLPVGGSGTHSVITGHTGLANSTMFDHLDSATEGDVFYIQVAGHKLKYVVDSIQVVLPSEVDGLRPVADQDYVTLITCTPYGINTHRLLVRGHQVPMEPGEESVFEGSHGPGWQWWMYALLAAVIVIGCWLVWWLRRQKAAGAQEIIGEESSVRE from the coding sequence TTGACTACGGTGGTAGGCCAAAATGCAGGCCGACGGCACAGGCGCCGTGGAGGCCTAGTCCTTCCGGCGGTAGTCGTTGTCGTCGGGTTGTTGGTGATGCTGTACCCAGTGGTCTCGACCGCATGGAACAATTGGAATGCCTCAAGGGTGGCGCAGGAATATGCGCGACTGGATAAAGAGACACCGGCGCAGGTTCAGGATTCGGTTTGGGATGCTGCGCATGCATACAACGAGGAGCATACGTCGGGTCCGATTCTGGATCCGTGGCTGAACCGTATCGGGGTAGACAATCCCGACTATGAGGCTTATTTGAAGCAGTTGGGTGAGACCGAAGCGATGGCCCGCCTCGTGTTCCCGGAGGTAGACGTTGATCTTCCGGTATTTCATGGCACCGCAGATAAGACACTGCAGCGTGGACTGGGACATTTATATGGTTCTGATTTGCCGGTAGGCGGATCAGGAACCCACTCCGTCATTACGGGGCATACGGGTCTGGCAAATTCGACGATGTTTGATCACCTCGACTCTGCCACCGAGGGAGACGTGTTCTACATCCAGGTTGCTGGCCACAAATTGAAGTACGTCGTCGACAGCATTCAAGTGGTTCTGCCGAGTGAGGTTGATGGTCTACGGCCAGTCGCCGATCAGGATTACGTCACGCTGATTACCTGCACCCCGTACGGGATCAACACACATCGCTTGTTGGTACGTGGCCATCAGGTTCCTATGGAGCCGGGGGAGGAGTCGGTATTTGAAGGCTCCCACGGCCCGGGTTGGCAATGGTGGATGTACGCACTGTTGGCTGCGGTGATTGTCATTGGTTGCTGGCTGGTGTGGTGGCTGCGACGGCAGAAGGCGGCCGGAGCGCAAGAAATTATTGGTGAGGAAAGTAGCGTGCGGGAGTAA
- a CDS encoding SpaA isopeptide-forming pilin-related protein encodes MKRLTNTWSARMVAVGVACAIAFAGPGMVAAGAVQVAGQQSTGAERTSATDTVTIRLTQGNPNDDGQAPSGKIQGVTIHLDRLAGLDPTNADDAARVRNANLDEVRDWRTDVHVDLVTNANGEVTFDGLAHGFYVVTSTAPDDSYREINPFVVAVPFHTVVDNPKPVPGVIVAKTHKPGETPTPPTSSSAPSAPPSRPDTPQTPPNYPPTKPGKPPHQPETTPPGTPSAGKTSTPVTPSGNGGSLAMTGAQVIGVVAAALALIATGFVMIAFSRRKNSESEGR; translated from the coding sequence ATGAAGAGGTTGACAAATACTTGGTCGGCCCGAATGGTTGCCGTCGGAGTAGCGTGTGCAATTGCGTTCGCTGGGCCGGGCATGGTTGCTGCGGGTGCGGTACAGGTTGCCGGGCAGCAGTCCACTGGTGCGGAACGCACTTCGGCTACGGATACAGTGACAATCCGGCTGACACAAGGCAATCCCAACGACGATGGCCAGGCGCCCTCGGGAAAAATCCAAGGTGTCACAATTCATCTGGACCGGCTTGCCGGTTTGGACCCGACCAACGCTGACGACGCAGCCCGCGTACGGAACGCGAATCTCGACGAGGTTCGTGATTGGCGCACCGATGTGCACGTGGATCTGGTCACCAATGCCAATGGCGAGGTGACGTTTGATGGTCTAGCTCATGGCTTCTATGTGGTGACGTCTACAGCGCCGGATGATTCCTACCGAGAGATAAACCCGTTTGTGGTGGCGGTTCCATTCCACACGGTGGTAGATAACCCGAAACCAGTACCAGGAGTAATCGTGGCTAAGACCCACAAACCGGGTGAAACGCCGACGCCACCCACGTCGTCATCTGCTCCGAGCGCTCCGCCGTCACGCCCGGATACCCCGCAAACACCTCCGAACTATCCACCGACTAAACCAGGGAAGCCACCTCACCAACCCGAGACAACGCCGCCGGGTACTCCAAGTGCCGGTAAGACCTCAACCCCAGTAACGCCGTCGGGCAATGGTGGCTCATTGGCGATGACCGGTGCACAGGTAATCGGTGTAGTAGCCGCAGCGTTGGCATTGATTGCCACTGGTTTCGTGATGATTGCCTTTAGCCGTAGGAAGAATTCAGAAAGCGAGGGACGGTAA